The sequence TTTCGGCCGTCGTCCCGGGGTGCGGGGGTGCGTCGTCCCGGGGTGCGGGCGGGCGCCGGTTCGCCGATGCTGGGCGGCGAGGCGTACGCACCCCGGCACGCGAGACATACGCACCCGGTGCGCGGGACGACGCGCCCGGCCGCGAGGAAGGAGACCGTTCATGAGTGCCCTCGACTTCGAGGTCATCGACAGCCCGGACAGCTCGCTCAACAAGACGTCCGTGCTGGTCACCGGCCCCCAGGACGCACTGCTGGTGGATGCCGGGTTCACCCGGTCCGACGGGCGGCGCCTGGTGGAGCGGATCCGGGCCACCGGCAAGCGGCTGACCACGGTCTTCGTCAGCCACGGCGACCCTGACTTCTACTTCGGCGCCCAGGAGGTGCGGGACGCCTTCCCGGAGGCCCGGTTCCTGGCCACCGCGTCGACCGTCGAGCACATCCAGGAGACCTTCGAGCCCAAGCTCCGCGCCTGGGCGCACCTCGGCCCCGAGCTGCCGACCCGGCTGGTCCTCCCGGAGGTGCTGCCCGGCGACGAGCTGGTCTTCGAGGGCCACCGCTTCGAGCTGCGCGGCGCCGACTTCCACCTGCCGGACCGGCACTACCTCTGGCAGCACCACCACCGGGCGCTGTTCGGCGGGGTGCTGCTGTTCCAGGGCCTGCACGTGTGGACGGCCGACACCCCGACGCCGGAGCAGCGCGCGGCCTGGATCGACCTGCTGGACGGCATGGCCGCGCTGGAGCCGGACTTCGTGGTGGCCGGGCACCGGACCACCGACGCGCCCACCGACACCTCCTCGATCGACCACACCCGCGACTACCTGCGGGCCTTCGAGACCGAGGTCGGCCGGGCGCCGGACGCGGCCTCGGCGCGGGAGGCGCTGGACCGGCGGTTCCCCGGGCTGGGCATGCCGCTGGCGGTCGACCTCGGGACGAAGGTCGCCAAGGGCGAGCTGGTCTGGGGCTGAGCGCGATGATCGAGATTCCGAGGGCCGCGGCCGCGTTCGCCGAGTCGGACGCCCCGGCCGACGTGGTCCGCCGCCAGTACCTGGCCTCGGCGCGGGGCGACCTGGCCGCGCTGCGGGCGACGCTCGCCGAGGACGTGGAGTGGACGGAGATGGCGGGCTTCCCGCTGGCCGGCACCTACCGGACGCCGAAGGGCGTCACGGGCGGGGTGATGGACCGGCTGGCCGCCGAGTGGGAGGACTGGACCGCGCACGACGACCGGTACGTGGTCAGCGGCGAGGACGTGGTGGTGCTGGCCCGCTACACGGCGGTGCACAAGGCCACCCGGCGGCCGCTGAACGTGCGGGTGGCGCACCACTTCACGGTGCGCGGCGGACGGATCGTGCGGTTCGAGCAGTTCACGGACACCGCCCTGGTCCGGGACGCGACGACTCCCTGACTTCTCGCCCGCTCCGGGGTCGCGTCACCCGTTCGGGGGAGCCGGGGCGGCGCGCCGGACGTCGTCTCGACAGGCCCGCCGGGCGGCGGCAGGCTGTCCGTGGTTTCCGCCGCAGAGCGAGGAGTTCAGCATGGCCACGGACAGTACGGGTACCGACGGTGCCGGGCGGCAGCGTCCCATCGTGATCGTCGGCGCCTCCCTCGGCGGCGCGAAGGCGGCGCAGGCGCTGCGCGAGGCCGGATTCACCGGCGGCATCGTGCTGATCGGCGCCGAGCACGAGCGCCCGTACGAGCGTCCGCCGCTCTCCAAGGGGTATCTGCTGGGCAAGAGTTCGCGGGAGAAGATCTACGTCCACCCGCCGGAGTGGTACGCGGAGCACGACGTGACGCTGCGGCTCGGCACCCGGGTGACCGCGATCCACCCGGCCGACCGCACGGTCTCCCTGGCCGCCGACGGCGAACTGGCGTACTCCAAGCTGCTGCTGGCCACCGGATCGGTGCCGCGCCGGCTCCCGGTACCGGGCGCCGACCTCCCGGGCGTGCACTACCTGCGCCGGGTCGAGGACAGCGACGGGCTCCGCAAGGCGTTCCGTCCGGGCGCCCGGATCGTGGTGATCGGCGCGGGCTGGATCGGTCTGGAGACGGCGGCCGCGGCCCGGGCGGCGGGCGCGGAGGTGACCGTACTGGAGGCGGCGGAACTGCCGCTGCTGCGGGTGCTCGGCCGCGAGGTGGCACAGGTCTTCGCCGACCTGCACCGCGACCACGGCGTGGACCTGCGGTTCGAGGCGAAGGTCGCCGAACTGACCGGCACGGACGGCCGGGTGACCGGCGTCCGGCTGGCGGACGGCACCACGGTCCCGGCGGACGCGGTGGTGGTCGGCATCGGCATCTCCCCGGACACCGAACTCGCCGAGGCCGCCGGGCTGGAGGTGGAGAACGGCATCAAGACCGACGAGCACCTGCGCACCTCGGACCCGGACATCCACGCGGCCGGCGACGTCGCCAACGCCTACCACCCGCTGCTGGGGCGGCACATCCGCGTCGAGCACTGGGCCAACGCCGTCAACCAGCCCCAGACGGCGGCCCGCGCGATGCTCGGCGAGGACGCGGTGTACGACCGTGTTCCCTATTTCTTCTCGGACCAGTACGACCTCGGCCTGGAGTACGTCGGCTGGGTCGAGCCCGGCGGCTACGACCGGGTGGTGTTCCGGGGGGATCCCGCCACCCGCGAGTTCATCGCCTTCTGGCTGAGTGAGGGGAAGGTCCTGGCCGGCATGAACGTGAATGTCTGGGACGTGGTCGACCCGATCCGCACCCTGATCCGCTCGGGACGGACGGTGGACACGAAGGCCCTCGCCGACCCGGAGTTCCCGCTCGGCGACCTCTGATCCCGCATGAGGGGCCCCGGTCGGAGCAGGGCCCGACCGGGGTGCCGGGGAGTACCTGATTGACGGAGCCCCGGTTCACCCGCTCAGCTGACCCTGAGGCGGTCCATGAGGTCGGCGACGCCGTCAACCTGGCAGTAGGGCTTGAACGCCGGGGCGAGTTCACGCACCAAGGTGACGCACCGGTCGGCACCGATCCGGGTGGCAAGGTCGAGGGCTTGGTTCGTCACGGCGAGAGCCTGCTCGACGTCGCGTGCCTGTAGCAGGCTGCGGGCCTCATAGGTCAGGAAGATGCCACGGGTCTTGTCACGCGAGCGCGGCAGCAGACTCATGCCTTCGTCGATGCGGGTGTGGGCCTCGGCGACGTGGCCGAGATCGAGCATGCACTGGCCGGAATCGACGGCAAGGTCCGCTGTGCTCATCCACCGACACCAGGCTGGAGCCGGGTCGGGACTGTCGGTCAGCAGGGCGGTCTCGGCGGCGGCGAGGTCGCGGCGACAGTAGGAGGCGGCGCCGAGGGCGGCATGCGCGCGGGCCCGGCGAAGGTGAAGCAGGGAGCGGGCGGTGGGGTGACGGGTGTGGATGAGGGCCTGGCTGAGTGGTTCGACGGCAGCGTCGGGCCGGGTGAGCCAGATGGACTGGTAGGCGAAGTCCGAGAGGACGCCGGCGCCGAGGTCGCGGTCATGTGCGGCGTGCGCGTTGGTGAGAGCCGCATTCCAGAGCTTGCCCGCCGCATGGTGCTGGCCCTGGTCGAAGCGGTGCCAGCCGCAGGTGCTCGCCAAGGAGGCGGCGAGCAGGTGCAGACGCTGGCCGATGGATTCGGTGTAACGGCCCTGTTCCAGCAGGTCGGTCACCGTGTCCAGCTGGGCATCCATCAACTTCGCCGTATGCTGGCGCTGTTCGGTGGGCAGAGCAGTCAATTCGGCACTGGTGCCCTCCAGCCAGTCGACCAACTCGGCATCGACACGCTTGCCGTTCAGGGTGGTGGTGAGCCGGTCGGGCTCGAGGGCGGCCCACTGGGTGGAGAGGCCGGCCAGCGCGAGCGCGCTGAAGGCCATGAAGGTGCGGCGGCGATGGTCCATTGCGGCTCTCTGTGCATCTCGAAGTGCGAGGACGGTGAACGCCGATCCGAGCGGCACCGGCAGTTCCTGCCCCGGCAGCCAATGAGGCCACTCGCAGGCTTCCAGGTCGGCGATCGGGACGTCGAAGGCTTCGGCGATCAGGAGCTGGGATTCGATGCCGGGCGTCTTGCGCCAGTTCTCCCACTTGCTGACGGCCGCCTTGTCAGCACCGGAGCGAAGGCCCTCGGGCCTGTTCCTGGCGGCGCGGTGGATGCGGGCCGCCAGATCGGTCTGAGACCAGCCGCGAAGCGCGCGGGCGTACGCGAGGGGGTGCCGGATCTGGTCGTCCACGGGGCCAATCCCATCATCGACTGTGACCGTGAGCGTACTGCGCGTACGGGCGGGACCACCCCGGGACTACGGACAACGCCTGGATGGTCACTGCAAGTTGAGCTCTACTCGTCGTGCACCGACAAGTTCCTTCACACAGCGGAAGGAGTCCGCGCATGAAACGACGCGTTGCGGTCATCGGCCTCGGCCACCAAGCGCTCGAAGACCACCTGCCCGGCCTGCTCGGCTCCAGCAGAGCCGAGCTGGTCGCCGTCTGCGACAGCAACCCCGACACCCTGCGGCAGCGGCAGGAGGCGCTTCAGGTCCCGGGATTCACCCGTGCCAGTGAGCTGCTGGACACGTTGTCCCCGGACTTCGCGGTCGTCGCCGTCCCGCACCACGCCGGCCGGGAGGTCGTCCAGGAGTGCGCCGCCCGGGGTGTCCACGTTCTCAAGGAGAAGCCGTTCGCCACCTCGGTGGAGGAGGCCCGAGAGCTCGCCCGGGTCTGCGAGGCCGGGCAGGTCGAACTGATGGTCACGCTCCAGCGGCGGTTCAACCCGATCCACAGCAGCGTCGCCGGGCTGCTGGACCAGATCGGTACCCCGTTCCTGATCGACGGCCAGTACACCTTCCACACCGACGACCCCGGAGGCGGATGGCGCGGGGACGTCCGACAGGCCGGGGGTGGCTGCATCATCGACATGGGCTACCACCTGATCGACCTGCTGCTTTGGTACTTCGGCATGCCCAGCCGGGTCATCGCCGAGTTCTCCACTGCCGCTGTCCCCGACGGCGGATACGACGCGGAAGACACCGCCGTCATCCAGCTCGGCTACGACGCCGGCCTGTACGGCTCGGTACTGCTGTCCAGGTGGGTGGCCCCGAAGACCGAGCGGCTGCACGTGGTCGGCACCCGCGGCTCGGTGCTGCTGACCAAGGGCCAGGTCCAGCGGCTCGACCTGGACGGCGCGGTCGCGGAGGAGCTGACACGCCCCCATGCGCCCGCGTCGGCATCGGCTGCACAGATCGACTACTTCTGCCGGGTCCTGGACGGCGAGCGGCCCAACACCTCCAGCCCGAACCAGCACCTCGCGCACGCCGCATTCATCGCCTCCTGCTACCGGTCCAAGGCATCCGGATGCTATATCGACCCGAGGGAGATGCTGTGACCAGCACGCTCGCCCTGCTCG comes from Streptomyces sp. TLI_053 and encodes:
- a CDS encoding MBL fold metallo-hydrolase codes for the protein MSALDFEVIDSPDSSLNKTSVLVTGPQDALLVDAGFTRSDGRRLVERIRATGKRLTTVFVSHGDPDFYFGAQEVRDAFPEARFLATASTVEHIQETFEPKLRAWAHLGPELPTRLVLPEVLPGDELVFEGHRFELRGADFHLPDRHYLWQHHHRALFGGVLLFQGLHVWTADTPTPEQRAAWIDLLDGMAALEPDFVVAGHRTTDAPTDTSSIDHTRDYLRAFETEVGRAPDAASAREALDRRFPGLGMPLAVDLGTKVAKGELVWG
- a CDS encoding nuclear transport factor 2 family protein; its protein translation is MIEIPRAAAAFAESDAPADVVRRQYLASARGDLAALRATLAEDVEWTEMAGFPLAGTYRTPKGVTGGVMDRLAAEWEDWTAHDDRYVVSGEDVVVLARYTAVHKATRRPLNVRVAHHFTVRGGRIVRFEQFTDTALVRDATTP
- a CDS encoding FAD-dependent oxidoreductase encodes the protein MATDSTGTDGAGRQRPIVIVGASLGGAKAAQALREAGFTGGIVLIGAEHERPYERPPLSKGYLLGKSSREKIYVHPPEWYAEHDVTLRLGTRVTAIHPADRTVSLAADGELAYSKLLLATGSVPRRLPVPGADLPGVHYLRRVEDSDGLRKAFRPGARIVVIGAGWIGLETAAAARAAGAEVTVLEAAELPLLRVLGREVAQVFADLHRDHGVDLRFEAKVAELTGTDGRVTGVRLADGTTVPADAVVVGIGISPDTELAEAAGLEVENGIKTDEHLRTSDPDIHAAGDVANAYHPLLGRHIRVEHWANAVNQPQTAARAMLGEDAVYDRVPYFFSDQYDLGLEYVGWVEPGGYDRVVFRGDPATREFIAFWLSEGKVLAGMNVNVWDVVDPIRTLIRSGRTVDTKALADPEFPLGDL
- a CDS encoding helix-turn-helix transcriptional regulator; translated protein: MDDQIRHPLAYARALRGWSQTDLAARIHRAARNRPEGLRSGADKAAVSKWENWRKTPGIESQLLIAEAFDVPIADLEACEWPHWLPGQELPVPLGSAFTVLALRDAQRAAMDHRRRTFMAFSALALAGLSTQWAALEPDRLTTTLNGKRVDAELVDWLEGTSAELTALPTEQRQHTAKLMDAQLDTVTDLLEQGRYTESIGQRLHLLAASLASTCGWHRFDQGQHHAAGKLWNAALTNAHAAHDRDLGAGVLSDFAYQSIWLTRPDAAVEPLSQALIHTRHPTARSLLHLRRARAHAALGAASYCRRDLAAAETALLTDSPDPAPAWCRWMSTADLAVDSGQCMLDLGHVAEAHTRIDEGMSLLPRSRDKTRGIFLTYEARSLLQARDVEQALAVTNQALDLATRIGADRCVTLVRELAPAFKPYCQVDGVADLMDRLRVS
- a CDS encoding Gfo/Idh/MocA family oxidoreductase; translation: MKRRVAVIGLGHQALEDHLPGLLGSSRAELVAVCDSNPDTLRQRQEALQVPGFTRASELLDTLSPDFAVVAVPHHAGREVVQECAARGVHVLKEKPFATSVEEARELARVCEAGQVELMVTLQRRFNPIHSSVAGLLDQIGTPFLIDGQYTFHTDDPGGGWRGDVRQAGGGCIIDMGYHLIDLLLWYFGMPSRVIAEFSTAAVPDGGYDAEDTAVIQLGYDAGLYGSVLLSRWVAPKTERLHVVGTRGSVLLTKGQVQRLDLDGAVAEELTRPHAPASASAAQIDYFCRVLDGERPNTSSPNQHLAHAAFIASCYRSKASGCYIDPREML